From bacterium, the proteins below share one genomic window:
- a CDS encoding sugar transferase, which produces MGKLRILAIVIDVLLVNLALIGAISSTGDWEGYFKLAPYLSVISAGLFLFFRLYEGRPFSGINLFFRTGKAVIAAWFLLMVVAFLKRTYFYPSIFLISSILGIIFIFCWRLCFEILKQRYRRNCRILIVGAGKAGTRLARQIQKHPEKGYTVVGFIDDDLKKKGEIICGVEVLGGEEVLNEPAQQREVEEIIIAIPSASKNRLLDFILKSEEMGIQYAIVPSLYEIITSSGVAEEIGDFPILDLFGEPISPEQRLVKRTLDIVFSVAALIILTIPMLIIALIVKLSSNGPVLFKQKRIGRGGKPFVIYKFRSMVENASAIGPPLTEKNDPRITFVGRILRKTSLDELPQVINVLKGDMSLVGPRPEIPSVVKKYSRWQKRVLKVQPGITGLSQINGRGDRDVPEKLRLDMYYIKHQSLGLDLRVMLGTMWVVMSQEGAY; this is translated from the coding sequence GTGGGAAAACTTCGAATCTTGGCTATAGTTATTGATGTTCTGTTAGTCAATCTGGCGCTCATAGGGGCTATTTCCTCAACCGGGGATTGGGAGGGGTATTTTAAATTAGCCCCCTATCTGAGTGTCATCTCGGCCGGGTTGTTTCTTTTCTTCCGGCTTTATGAAGGCAGGCCTTTTTCAGGGATTAATCTCTTTTTCCGAACCGGTAAGGCCGTAATAGCCGCTTGGTTTCTCCTTATGGTGGTGGCCTTTTTAAAGCGGACCTACTTTTATCCTTCCATTTTTCTCATTTCCAGCATCTTAGGCATTATCTTCATCTTTTGCTGGCGGCTTTGTTTTGAAATCCTTAAACAGCGCTACCGAAGGAACTGCCGCATCTTGATCGTGGGGGCAGGTAAGGCCGGAACGAGGCTGGCTCGCCAGATCCAGAAACATCCGGAAAAGGGTTATACGGTAGTCGGATTCATCGATGATGACCTCAAAAAGAAGGGTGAAATCATTTGCGGGGTGGAAGTCCTGGGGGGAGAAGAGGTCCTGAACGAGCCGGCCCAACAGAGAGAAGTTGAGGAGATTATCATTGCTATTCCTTCAGCCTCAAAGAACCGGCTTCTTGACTTTATCCTTAAGAGTGAGGAGATGGGTATCCAATATGCCATTGTGCCCAGTTTGTATGAAATTATAACCAGTAGCGGCGTCGCCGAAGAAATTGGGGATTTCCCGATACTTGATCTCTTTGGAGAGCCAATCAGTCCGGAGCAGAGGTTGGTTAAAAGGACGCTTGATATTGTCTTTTCCGTGGCCGCCTTGATAATTCTGACCATCCCCATGTTAATAATTGCCTTGATAGTTAAACTCAGTTCAAATGGCCCTGTTCTCTTCAAGCAGAAAAGAATTGGTCGGGGTGGCAAGCCCTTTGTGATCTATAAATTCAGGAGTATGGTTGAAAATGCCTCGGCCATAGGACCGCCTTTGACGGAAAAGAATGATCCCCGAATTACTTTTGTAGGAAGGATCCTGCGCAAGACCAGTCTGGATGAATTACCACAAGTCATCAATGTCCTGAAAGGGGATATGAGTCTGGTTGGTCCCCGTCCTGAAATTCCCTCTGTGGTTAAGAAATACAGCCGATGGCAAAAAAGGGTCCTTAAAGTTCAGCCGGGAATAACCGGTCTGTCCCAGATAAATGGGAGAGGTGACCGTGATGTCCCTGAGAAGCTGCGGCTCGATATGTACTATATCAAGCATCAATCCCTGGGACTCGATCTGAGAGTAATGTTAGGGACTATGTGGGTGGTCATGAGTCAGGAAGGGGCGTACTGA